One region of Phoenix dactylifera cultivar Barhee BC4 unplaced genomic scaffold, palm_55x_up_171113_PBpolish2nd_filt_p 000143F, whole genome shotgun sequence genomic DNA includes:
- the LOC120104936 gene encoding protein ALP1-like isoform X1, translating to MYLHYMFIYHLFYLLQMFYFLHNMFSTGMGSIDNSSEENYSSEDEIVDDDNYNILLTATVGMVTEYYTKYIEKEPCRTSYQTGYKFVSEILHGNPYRCQQQFQMEKHVFINLCMELKIKYGLKASRYIPVEELVSMFLMILGHGFGNRMVQERFQHSGETVSRYFTHVLNAVLRMSKDIISPLDKEFKNIPSKIRDDHRWWPYFKDCIGAIDGTHIPVKISPSKQVPYIGRKGIPTQNVMACCDFDMRFTFVCAGWEGTAHDTRIFLDAIHKKELQFPHPPRGKYYLVDAGYPHMLGYMGPYKGERYHLPDFRRGSQPKGMHEIFNHAHSSLRCTIERTFGCWKSRWRMLSTMPNFSYHKQVQIVVASMAIHNFIRNHAIKDLEFQPYDDNEDLLPSDCLEINEPQEELSAEQSQILGNRKMDILRDHIASQLIAR from the exons ATGTATTTGcattatatgtttatatatcatttgttttatttgctacagatgttttattttttgcataatATGTTTTCTACAGGTATGGGCAGCATTGACAATAGTTCTGAGGAGAATTATTCCAGTGAAGATGAGATAGTTGATGATGATAATTATAATATTCTACTAACTGCAACTGTTGGTATGGTTACTGAATATTACACAAAATATATTGAAAAGGAGCCTTGTAGGACCTCTTATCAAACCGGATACAAGTTTGTATCAGAAATTTTACATGGCAATCCATATAGATGCCAACAACAATTTCAAATGGAAAAACATGTATTTATTAATCTGTGCATGGAATTGAAAATCAAATATGGTTTAAAGGCTTCTAGATATATTCCTGTTGAGGAGCTGGTgtctatgtttttgatgattctaggacATGGGTTTGGGAATAGGATGGTTCAAGAAAGATTTCAACATTCCGGAGAAACAGTTAGTAGATATTTCACCCATGTTTTAAATGCTGTTTTAAGGATGTCCAAGGATATTATTAGCCCGCTGgataaagagttcaaaaatattCCAAGTAAAATCCGCGATGATCATCGTTGGTGGCCTTATTTTAAGGACTGCATTGGAGCAATTGATGGCACCCATATACCAGTGAAAATTTCTCCATCCAAACAAGTACCATATATTGGCCGAAAAGGGATTCCTACACAAAATGTTATGGCTTGTTGTGATTTTGATATGCGTTTCACTTTTGTTTGTGCTGGATGGGAAGGTACTGCTCATGATACTCGTATTTTTTTAGATGCTATACACAAAAAAGAGCTCCAATTTCCACACCCACCTAGAG gtAAATATTATTTGGTGGATGCAGGATATCCTCACATGTTGGGATATATGGGGCCTTACAAAGGGGAGAGGTATCATTTACCAGATTTTCGACGTGGAAGTCAACCAAAGGGTATGCATGAAATCTTTAATCATGCACATTCCTCCCTGAGATGCACTATTGAGAGGACATTCGGATGCTGGAAAAGTAGATGGAGAATGTTGAGTACCATGCCCAACTTTTCTTATCATAAACAAGTCCAAATTGTGGTGGCTTCCATGGCTATTCATAATTTTATTAGAAATCATGCAATCAAAGATTTGGAGTTTCAGCCTTATGATGATAATGAGGATCTACTCCCTTCTGATTGTTTAGAGATTAATGAACCACAGGAAGAACTGAGTGCAGAGCAAAGCCAAATATTGGGTAACCGTAAGATGGATATTCTGCGTGATCATATTGCTTCTCAACTTATAGCTCGTTGA
- the LOC120104936 gene encoding protein ALP1-like isoform X2 gives MGSIDNSSEENYSSEDEIVDDDNYNILLTATVGMVTEYYTKYIEKEPCRTSYQTGYKFVSEILHGNPYRCQQQFQMEKHVFINLCMELKIKYGLKASRYIPVEELVSMFLMILGHGFGNRMVQERFQHSGETVSRYFTHVLNAVLRMSKDIISPLDKEFKNIPSKIRDDHRWWPYFKDCIGAIDGTHIPVKISPSKQVPYIGRKGIPTQNVMACCDFDMRFTFVCAGWEGTAHDTRIFLDAIHKKELQFPHPPRGKYYLVDAGYPHMLGYMGPYKGERYHLPDFRRGSQPKGMHEIFNHAHSSLRCTIERTFGCWKSRWRMLSTMPNFSYHKQVQIVVASMAIHNFIRNHAIKDLEFQPYDDNEDLLPSDCLEINEPQEELSAEQSQILGNRKMDILRDHIASQLIAR, from the exons ATGGGCAGCATTGACAATAGTTCTGAGGAGAATTATTCCAGTGAAGATGAGATAGTTGATGATGATAATTATAATATTCTACTAACTGCAACTGTTGGTATGGTTACTGAATATTACACAAAATATATTGAAAAGGAGCCTTGTAGGACCTCTTATCAAACCGGATACAAGTTTGTATCAGAAATTTTACATGGCAATCCATATAGATGCCAACAACAATTTCAAATGGAAAAACATGTATTTATTAATCTGTGCATGGAATTGAAAATCAAATATGGTTTAAAGGCTTCTAGATATATTCCTGTTGAGGAGCTGGTgtctatgtttttgatgattctaggacATGGGTTTGGGAATAGGATGGTTCAAGAAAGATTTCAACATTCCGGAGAAACAGTTAGTAGATATTTCACCCATGTTTTAAATGCTGTTTTAAGGATGTCCAAGGATATTATTAGCCCGCTGgataaagagttcaaaaatattCCAAGTAAAATCCGCGATGATCATCGTTGGTGGCCTTATTTTAAGGACTGCATTGGAGCAATTGATGGCACCCATATACCAGTGAAAATTTCTCCATCCAAACAAGTACCATATATTGGCCGAAAAGGGATTCCTACACAAAATGTTATGGCTTGTTGTGATTTTGATATGCGTTTCACTTTTGTTTGTGCTGGATGGGAAGGTACTGCTCATGATACTCGTATTTTTTTAGATGCTATACACAAAAAAGAGCTCCAATTTCCACACCCACCTAGAG gtAAATATTATTTGGTGGATGCAGGATATCCTCACATGTTGGGATATATGGGGCCTTACAAAGGGGAGAGGTATCATTTACCAGATTTTCGACGTGGAAGTCAACCAAAGGGTATGCATGAAATCTTTAATCATGCACATTCCTCCCTGAGATGCACTATTGAGAGGACATTCGGATGCTGGAAAAGTAGATGGAGAATGTTGAGTACCATGCCCAACTTTTCTTATCATAAACAAGTCCAAATTGTGGTGGCTTCCATGGCTATTCATAATTTTATTAGAAATCATGCAATCAAAGATTTGGAGTTTCAGCCTTATGATGATAATGAGGATCTACTCCCTTCTGATTGTTTAGAGATTAATGAACCACAGGAAGAACTGAGTGCAGAGCAAAGCCAAATATTGGGTAACCGTAAGATGGATATTCTGCGTGATCATATTGCTTCTCAACTTATAGCTCGTTGA
- the LOC120104936 gene encoding L10-interacting MYB domain-containing protein-like isoform X3 codes for MKLVGKETGLGWDPVRNTIDAPDAWWEKKLQEIPDAAKFRERGLQHAIKLDRLFRGTSATGEGAWAPALLVQEDVEDTIEVYERLDGVNNDTFEGLGDSDEDHHMIEYKIDDVPTDNFNVNLTLASDAIQERGKKRVSSTLHDKKCKKVGGAAQLSQQLSRLIDAVEKKSTVPSKMIDKPGRSIDEVMDVVHMMSEMVAQPELLLIAAEVLLKREHREMFMALRDTNLRIEWLKRMSNLHK; via the exons ATGAAATTGGTGGGAAAGGAAACAGGACTTGGATGGGATCCTGTTAGAAATACAATAGATGCACCAGATGCATGgtgggaaaaaaaattgcag GAGATTCCTGATGCAGCTAAGTTTCGAGAACGTGGTCTACAACATGCCATAAAATTGGATAGGTTATTTAGAGGTACTAGTGCCACTGGGGAGGGGGCCTGGGCACCAGCTTTACTGGTGCAGGAGGATGTTGAGGACACAATTGAAGTATATGAGAGGTTGGATGGGGTTAATAATGATACATTTGAGGGCTTAGGTGACTCAGATGAGGACCATCATATGATTGAGTATAAAATTGATGATGTTCCCACTGATAATTTTAATGTTAACCTTACTCTTGCATCTGATGCTATccaagagagaggaaagaaaagagttAGCTCTACTTTGCATGATAAGAAATGCAAGAAGGTTGGGGGTGCTGCACAACTATCTCAGCAATTGAGTCGTCTTATTGATGCAGTGGAGAAGAAAAGTACAGTGCCATCCAAGATGATTGATAAACCTGGACGTAGTATCGATGAGGTGATGGACGTAGTGCATATGATGTCTGAGATGGTAGCACAACCTGAACTGCTTTTGATTGCTGCTGAGGTGCTCCTTAAAAGAGAACATCGAGAGATGTTTATGGCACTCCGAGATACCAATCTTCGAATTGAATGGCTCAAGCGAATGTCAAACTTACATAAGTAG